Proteins encoded in a region of the Paenibacillus pedocola genome:
- a CDS encoding ribonuclease J, with product MSEERLWIAALGGVHEIGKNMYFLQYGDDIIVIDCGSKFPDESLLGIDLIIPDVTYLLNNLDKVRALIVTHGHEDHIGGIPYLLKQLNLPLYASRLTLGLIENKLKEHGLLRQTSLHRIDSDSVLTFGSISVSFFNTNHSIPDCLGVVFDTPEGTVVHTGDFKFDMTPVNRQYPDIHKMADIGKKGVRFLLSESTNAERPGFTPSEKLVGAHMEEAFQKADRRIFVSTFASNVHRLQQIVDAAALTGRKLALLGRSMVNVVAVSQELGYLNIPEGMLVEPAEAAKLPPHEVAVMVTGSQGEPMAALSRLANSSNRQMSISAGDTVLLAANPIPGNERNVSRIVDNLYILGAKVIYGSRSELHVSGHGSQEELKLMLTLMKPEYFIPIHGEYRMLHHHRLLAEAVGVDGDKIFLLKNGELVESSGGVVRQSGRVPAGQIFVDGLGIGDIGNVVLRDRRQLSADGVLITVITLSQADGRLLNEPDTISRGFIYVRNSDTLMEEINQLVAATLEKLSKADLGQWSIMKQTIKETLGKFLYERTKRRPMILPIIIEV from the coding sequence ATGTCTGAGGAACGGTTGTGGATTGCGGCATTGGGGGGGGTTCATGAGATTGGCAAGAACATGTATTTCCTGCAATACGGAGATGACATTATTGTTATTGACTGCGGCTCTAAATTCCCGGATGAAAGTCTGCTTGGAATTGATCTGATCATACCCGATGTTACTTATTTATTGAATAATCTCGATAAGGTAAGAGCACTGATTGTGACACATGGGCATGAGGACCATATTGGCGGCATTCCTTATCTTCTCAAGCAATTAAACCTGCCACTTTACGCCTCCCGTCTGACGCTGGGACTCATTGAGAACAAGCTCAAAGAGCATGGACTGCTTCGTCAGACCAGCCTGCATCGAATTGATTCGGATTCTGTTCTCACCTTTGGTTCCATTTCAGTTTCCTTCTTCAACACCAACCACAGCATTCCGGATTGCCTGGGGGTCGTTTTTGATACGCCGGAAGGAACGGTTGTGCATACGGGTGATTTTAAATTTGATATGACTCCAGTCAACCGGCAATACCCGGATATACATAAAATGGCCGATATCGGCAAAAAAGGTGTCCGGTTTCTGCTCTCGGAGAGCACAAACGCTGAACGTCCCGGATTTACTCCATCTGAGAAGCTTGTAGGCGCCCATATGGAAGAAGCCTTTCAAAAAGCGGACCGCAGAATCTTTGTCTCTACCTTCGCTTCCAATGTCCACCGGCTGCAGCAAATCGTTGATGCCGCAGCTTTAACCGGACGCAAGCTTGCCCTGCTTGGACGGAGTATGGTTAATGTTGTAGCCGTATCCCAGGAACTGGGGTATTTGAACATTCCAGAAGGCATGCTGGTTGAACCTGCAGAAGCAGCCAAGCTGCCGCCGCATGAGGTGGCTGTTATGGTTACAGGCAGTCAAGGGGAACCCATGGCTGCCTTATCCCGTCTGGCGAATTCGAGCAACAGGCAGATGAGTATCAGTGCCGGAGATACCGTGCTGCTCGCCGCTAATCCGATTCCCGGTAATGAACGCAATGTGTCCCGGATTGTAGATAATCTCTATATCCTCGGCGCAAAAGTCATTTATGGCTCCCGGAGCGAACTTCACGTCTCCGGACATGGCAGCCAGGAGGAGCTAAAGCTGATGCTGACGCTTATGAAGCCGGAATACTTTATTCCGATTCACGGGGAATACCGGATGCTGCACCATCACCGTCTGTTGGCAGAGGCTGTCGGTGTCGATGGGGATAAAATCTTCCTGCTTAAGAACGGTGAGCTTGTGGAGTCGTCTGGCGGTGTTGTCCGCCAATCAGGCCGAGTGCCTGCCGGGCAGATTTTTGTCGACGGGCTAGGGATTGGCGACATCGGGAATGTGGTCCTGCGCGACCGGCGCCAACTATCTGCAGACGGTGTCCTGATCACTGTAATCACCCTAAGCCAAGCCGATGGACGGCTGCTGAATGAACCGGATACGATCTCCCGGGGCTTCATTTACGTCCGCAATTCAGACACGCTGATGGAAGAGATCAACCAATTGGTCGCAGCAACACTGGAGAAATTAAGTAAAGCCGACCTTGGCCAATGGAGCATTATGAAGCAGACCATCAAAGAAACCTTAGGCAAATTTCTGTATGAGCGGACGAAACGCCGTCCGATGATTCTTCCGATCATTATTGAAGTGTAG
- a CDS encoding TetR/AcrR family transcriptional regulator: MQKTNRNGRTERRDAAENRQRILDAANQLFAQYGVEPVSMNQIAAEAGIGAGTLYRRYRNKGELCMDLIKDSKLLLFNTIEEYMKTNAAQAPALRLRGLLAIFISFKENHAQLLAGIEGATSLSEARSMSSSPFYMELHELLVRLFDEMAADNEQSQPDSVFRTDMLMAALSSKSYLFQRNVRGRSPDLILDQLCRIYI, from the coding sequence ATGCAGAAGACAAATCGTAACGGACGCACCGAACGCCGGGACGCAGCGGAAAACCGCCAGCGTATACTGGATGCAGCTAATCAGTTATTCGCGCAGTATGGAGTCGAGCCTGTCAGTATGAACCAGATTGCGGCTGAAGCAGGAATTGGAGCAGGTACACTCTACCGCAGATACCGCAATAAAGGTGAACTGTGCATGGATTTAATCAAAGACAGCAAGCTCCTCTTATTCAATACAATAGAAGAATATATGAAAACGAACGCTGCTCAGGCACCAGCCTTACGCTTACGGGGACTTCTTGCCATATTTATCAGCTTCAAAGAGAACCATGCACAGCTGCTTGCCGGAATCGAAGGCGCCACATCCTTATCAGAGGCCCGTTCCATGAGCAGCAGTCCGTTTTATATGGAATTACACGAGCTGCTGGTGAGACTTTTTGATGAAATGGCAGCAGACAACGAACAATCCCAGCCGGACAGCGTGTTCAGAACGGATATGCTGATGGCTGCACTGAGCAGCAAATCGTATCTGTTCCAAAGAAATGTACGAGGCAGATCACCTGATCTCATCCTGGATCAGCTGTGCCGGATATATATTTAA
- a CDS encoding cysteine hydrolase, protein MPDHQNKAALLVLDMQNTIVSIYVKQEEVLLPFQRAVEAARKHGVPVIYAGVAVREDVPNSPRNKIFGKMTGNIGMSAVNPAMHVHESVKPQSGEPLVDKFRVSAFAGSQLEAILHERGIETLILSGIATSGVVLSTWCEAADKDFAVTVLSDACVDADPEVHRVLTEKVFPRQADVLTVEEWIRELSQE, encoded by the coding sequence GTGCCTGATCATCAGAACAAAGCTGCACTGCTGGTATTGGATATGCAGAATACAATTGTGTCAATATATGTGAAGCAAGAGGAAGTCCTGCTGCCGTTCCAAAGAGCGGTTGAAGCTGCCCGTAAGCACGGCGTACCGGTTATCTATGCGGGAGTTGCCGTCCGTGAAGATGTTCCCAATAGTCCGCGCAACAAGATTTTCGGCAAAATGACCGGCAACATCGGAATGTCAGCTGTAAATCCTGCGATGCATGTTCATGAATCCGTTAAGCCCCAATCCGGTGAGCCGCTTGTCGACAAATTCCGAGTTAGTGCATTTGCCGGCAGCCAGCTGGAAGCCATTCTTCATGAGCGCGGGATTGAAACGCTGATTCTCAGCGGTATTGCAACAAGTGGAGTGGTACTCTCCACATGGTGTGAAGCGGCGGATAAGGATTTTGCCGTTACCGTTCTTTCAGATGCTTGTGTGGATGCCGATCCGGAGGTTCACCGTGTACTCACCGAAAAGGTATTTCCCCGCCAAGCCGATGTGCTCACCGTGGAGGAATGGATCAGAGAGTTGTCCCAGGAATGA
- a CDS encoding MmcQ/YjbR family DNA-binding protein, translated as MKTSIISYGLKKQGATKEYPFGPEAMVLKVGGKMFALIFEGAEDEFRLNLKCDPVIAENLREQHDAVRPGYHMNKKHWNTVMVDGSLPLSDIFDMINHSYDLVVGKLPTSVRESILEKK; from the coding sequence ATGAAAACGAGTATTATCTCATACGGTCTGAAGAAACAAGGTGCAACGAAGGAGTATCCCTTCGGTCCTGAGGCTATGGTGCTCAAAGTCGGAGGAAAGATGTTCGCGCTTATTTTTGAGGGAGCAGAAGACGAATTTCGCTTAAACCTGAAATGTGATCCGGTAATAGCAGAGAATTTACGGGAGCAGCATGATGCTGTCCGGCCAGGGTACCACATGAATAAGAAGCATTGGAACACAGTGATGGTCGATGGGTCCCTGCCTCTGTCCGATATCTTTGACATGATTAACCACTCTTACGATTTGGTTGTAGGCAAACTCCCCACAAGTGTACGTGAATCCATACTGGAAAAGAAGTAA
- a CDS encoding MurR/RpiR family transcriptional regulator, whose product MKLLMQLSDMHNFTPNEKSIAAYILLHKERMLHFNVQELAKATYTSHSAVNRLTHKLGLSGFKEFIIKLAREFQQNTQNISSVDPNYPFSLEETPLEVAMDIAELMKETISKTYAYMDNDLLVQTAGLLDQAKRIFIYALGDSQIRAKSFQNKLIKINKYVVIATELYEWAYHTVNLTEDDCAIFLTYHGKSPIYLRAARHFRQEKIPFITITAASQSELAQLSTLCIHVPDDEVKHAKIGTFSSQIAFEYVLNVIYSCIYKLSYENREFTAHSQKNTYITDMMEDV is encoded by the coding sequence TTGAAACTACTGATGCAATTATCGGACATGCATAACTTTACACCGAACGAAAAAAGTATCGCCGCCTATATCCTGCTGCACAAGGAAAGGATGCTCCACTTCAATGTTCAGGAGCTTGCAAAAGCAACCTATACTTCCCACTCGGCGGTCAACCGGTTAACCCATAAGCTTGGGCTGTCCGGATTTAAGGAGTTCATTATCAAGCTTGCCCGCGAATTCCAGCAAAATACCCAGAATATTTCCAGTGTTGATCCCAACTATCCGTTTAGTCTTGAGGAGACGCCGCTTGAAGTAGCCATGGATATCGCAGAATTAATGAAGGAAACGATTTCCAAAACCTATGCCTACATGGATAATGACCTGCTGGTACAAACAGCCGGGTTGCTGGATCAAGCCAAACGGATCTTTATCTATGCCTTAGGAGATTCCCAAATCCGGGCCAAAAGCTTCCAGAATAAGCTGATAAAAATTAACAAGTATGTAGTGATTGCCACGGAGCTGTACGAATGGGCGTATCATACCGTTAATCTGACGGAAGACGACTGTGCAATTTTTTTGACCTATCATGGAAAATCACCGATTTATTTAAGAGCCGCCCGGCATTTCAGACAGGAGAAGATTCCGTTCATCACGATCACAGCTGCCAGTCAAAGTGAATTGGCACAGCTGAGTACGCTATGTATCCATGTACCTGATGATGAAGTTAAGCATGCCAAAATAGGAACCTTTTCATCACAGATTGCTTTTGAATATGTCCTTAACGTGATCTACTCCTGTATCTATAAGCTATCTTATGAAAATAGGGAGTTCACTGCCCATTCACAGAAAAACACCTACATCACTGATATGATGGAGGATGTATAG
- a CDS encoding Gfo/Idh/MocA family oxidoreductase, translating into MLTIGYIGNGKSTNRYHLPFSMNREHLKVKTIYARNPEKAEWEKVPGVLYTDDIEALMNDKEIGLIVVCTPIESHYAYAKMALDHGKNVLVEKPFMMTKDEAVSIFQYAKEKRLVIQSYQNRRYDSDFLTTKKVIDSGKLGELLEVEMNYDYYRPQTPNSTTHFNKYNSYLYGHGVHTIDQVFSYFGQPDNVHYDVRQLLGSGRMNDYFDLDFYYGTLKVSVKSSFFRLKARPSFVVYGKQGVFVKHTEDRQEEHLKLFYLPKGHPDFGIDAPEHYGTLTYLDAEGNYHEEKIISEQGDYARVYDDIYQVIVHGKEKTVKDEETIAVMEILERGIEGCS; encoded by the coding sequence ATGTTGACTATCGGCTATATTGGGAACGGCAAAAGCACGAACCGATATCATCTGCCTTTTTCTATGAACCGGGAGCATTTGAAAGTTAAGACGATTTACGCCCGTAATCCGGAGAAAGCGGAATGGGAGAAAGTGCCCGGCGTTCTTTATACAGATGATATTGAAGCCTTAATGAACGATAAGGAAATCGGGCTGATCGTTGTCTGCACTCCTATAGAATCCCATTATGCTTATGCAAAAATGGCGCTTGACCATGGCAAAAATGTGCTTGTTGAGAAACCGTTCATGATGACTAAGGATGAAGCTGTATCCATCTTCCAGTACGCCAAAGAGAAGAGACTCGTTATCCAGAGCTATCAGAATAGACGTTACGACTCGGACTTCCTCACGACAAAGAAGGTTATTGACTCAGGCAAGCTTGGTGAACTACTCGAGGTGGAGATGAATTACGATTATTACCGTCCGCAGACGCCGAATTCCACTACTCATTTTAACAAATACAATAGTTACTTATACGGACATGGTGTGCATACCATTGATCAGGTCTTTTCCTATTTCGGACAACCTGATAACGTACATTACGATGTACGGCAATTGCTGGGCTCCGGCAGAATGAATGATTACTTCGATCTGGATTTCTACTATGGAACGCTTAAGGTATCGGTCAAATCCAGCTTTTTCCGCTTAAAGGCACGGCCGAGTTTTGTGGTATATGGTAAACAAGGCGTATTCGTAAAACATACGGAGGACCGCCAGGAAGAGCATCTTAAGCTATTTTATCTGCCTAAGGGACATCCCGATTTCGGCATTGACGCCCCGGAGCATTATGGCACATTAACCTATTTGGATGCTGAGGGCAACTATCATGAAGAAAAAATCATTTCTGAGCAGGGGGACTATGCCAGGGTATACGATGACATTTATCAAGTGATCGTACACGGCAAGGAGAAGACGGTTAAAGACGAAGAAACGATCG